The genome window AGAGCTGAGCGTCGACCGAGAAAAATGTCAGACATTCAATCCACATCGATAGGCGTTATCTCCCCTTACGGCGATTACAGCCTGCGTAACACCCAAGCGCTGAGCGGCGTCAGTCACCTGTGGCAGGACTTTTTTGCCCGGGCCCTGGCCGATCAACTGGGTGATAACGCACCGGCGCCTGGCAGCTACCAGCCAGTGCCCCTCGATGAGGCTGTTGAACCGACCCTCGGCGCCGAGCTGCTGGCGCACATCGTCAGCCAGCGCACCTGTGAAGTGACCGACACGCCGGTCAAGCCGCCTGAACCGCTGTTCCTGCCCATCGCCGAATTCGAACTCGACCTGCTGGACAAGCCCTTCCCGCCCTTCCCGCCGGAAGAAATCGCCGCCCAGCAAAAACAGCAGACCTTCGAAAGCAACTGGGTTCGCCCACTCGTCCTCGCCGCCGGCCAACCGCTGCCAGAACCAGGCCCGGCGCCACAACCGCGCCCATTGCACCTGCCGATCGCCGAGTTCGAACTCGACCTGCTGGACAAACCGTTCCCACCTTTCCCGGAAGAAGAACGGGTGGCGCAACAGAAACAACTGGACTTCGACACCCGCTGGGCGCGTCCGATCGTGCTGCAGAACCTGCGCATCGCCGCCTGAATCAGCGACAGATCCACCATGGCCCCACGTCCAGATGAAAATGGTTGCGGTGCGCCGCGTTGTAATCCGGACTCAACACCACACTGAACATATCGCAGGCGCCGTCCCGTGCCTGACGCAGAAAGCGCGCATCGGCATTGTCCTTGGGCCAGTCCCTGAGCACGCTGATCGTGCGCCCATCGGCCAGGCGAAACCCGGCGATATCCAACGCACTGGCGGTGGCGTGCTGGCTACGCGCACCGCTCTCACGACCGTACATGTTGCGGCAGGCGAAACTGCCGAGGTGATCGACCCGCGTCACTCTCTGCCCGTAGGCCGCCACTGCCGCCGGCTGCAACCCATGGCGCTCGAACAGCGCGAACGCCACCGCCAGCGGGCAACTGGCGAGGAAACTGCTGCTCAGCGCCACCTCACCGCCCTGCACCCTCAACACGTTGGTCAACGGGCACGACGTATTGGCGCCGCTGTCGGCCTGGCGCGCGGTGCGCAGCCCCGAGGTGGCGAGGGCCTGGTCACACAACTGCGGATCATTGCGCAGGGCCATGAGTTTGAAGCGGGTCAGCAGGTTGGGCGCGAGATTGACGTCCAAGGGCGCCCAGGGATTCCATTGGGGCGGCAGCGCCACCCAGCCACGCCATACCGCCAGCACGGCAAAGCCAACGAGCAGTGCTACGATCGCAAGAGCTTTCAAAAACCGCACGACAATGCCTCGGGCATCAACCCTTGAATAATTGGTTGGCCTGCTTGAACGGCATCGAGCGGCGCGTGAAGGTGAACGTGCCCTGCTCCTGGATTTCCTCGGCGGCGCGGAAGAACTCGCCATACGCGGCCAGGGCCAGCGCCGACCCGACGCTGATGCGCTTGACGCCCAACTCGCTCAACTGCGCGACGGTCAGGTCCAGCGCCCCGGACATCAGTACATTCACCGGTTTCGGTGCCACGGCCTGCACCACTGCGAGCACTTGCCCGGCGCTGCTCAGCCCCGGGGCGTACAGCACGTCGGCCCCCGCCTCCGCGAAAGCCTTCAAGCGGCGAATGGTGTCGTCCAGATCCAGATTGCCGTGCAGGAAGTTTTCCGCCCGGGCCGTCAGCAGGAAGGGATACGGCAAGCTGCGCACGGCCTCGGCGGCGGCCTTGACCCGCGCCACGGCGTGGTCGAAGCAATAGATCGGACTGTCTTCACGCCCCGTGGCATCCTCGATCGAACCACCCACCGCACCGGCCTGCGCCGCACGGAGCAGGTTACGCGCGCAATCCTCGGGGGCATCGGCAAAACCGTTCTCCAGGTCGACGGCCACCGGCAGGTCAGTGGCCGCCACAATCGCCCGTACGTTAGCCAACGTGTCCTCCAGACCCAGCGCGCCGTCGGGTCGGCCCAAGGAAAAGGCATGACCGGCACTGGTGGTGGCCAAGGCTTCAAAGCCGAGGCTGGCCAGCATCTTGGCCGAGCCGGCATCCCACGGGTTGGGAATGACAAAGGCCCCTTCGCGTTCGTGCAAGGCCTTGAACGCCTGGGCTCGACGAGTTTGCGCATCCATGTAGTTCGCTCCTGAGCAGAGAGGAAGTGGGCCTCAGAGCAAACCCAGTTGCTCGGCGGCGGGCTCTCTGTATAGCGCAGGCAGGGCCGGCAAGCCAGGCAATCGACTCATCAAACGTTCGTGAAAGCGTTGCGCGAGCCGGGCCGCCAGCCGGTTGTCGGCAGTGTGCAGGAAGATGTAAGGCGTGCGCCCCTCTTCGATCCAGTCGGCGATTTTCTCCACCCAGGGCGTCAGGAACGGCTCGTTGGCTTCCAGCACCGGATGGCCGATGAAGCGCACTTGCGGGCATTGCGTGAACGCCGCCGGCCGGGGTGGCACGCGGGGCTTTTTCGATTGCGCGTGAAGCACCGCGGGATCAAGGGAGGTGCAACTGAACAAGGCCCGGGGATCGAGGCAGATGCGTTCGACGCCGCGATCGAGCAACAGCCGATTGAGGCGCCGCTCGGCGTCGCCCTTGGCAAAGAACTCATCGTGACGGACTTCCACGGCCAAAGGGCGCTGCAAGGCGTCGATGAACCCTGCCAGTTCCGCTAACCGGTTCGGGGTGAAGGCCTTGGACAGTTGCAGCCAGTACGGCGCGACGCGCTCGCCCAGGGGGCTGAGCAATTGCA of Pseudomonas fluorescens contains these proteins:
- a CDS encoding isocitrate lyase/PEP mutase family protein → MDAQTRRAQAFKALHEREGAFVIPNPWDAGSAKMLASLGFEALATTSAGHAFSLGRPDGALGLEDTLANVRAIVAATDLPVAVDLENGFADAPEDCARNLLRAAQAGAVGGSIEDATGREDSPIYCFDHAVARVKAAAEAVRSLPYPFLLTARAENFLHGNLDLDDTIRRLKAFAEAGADVLYAPGLSSAGQVLAVVQAVAPKPVNVLMSGALDLTVAQLSELGVKRISVGSALALAAYGEFFRAAEEIQEQGTFTFTRRSMPFKQANQLFKG
- a CDS encoding DUF72 domain-containing protein — translated: MVLPYYLGCPSWSENAWRDYLYPQDAKSTDFLNLYSQVFNAVEGNTTFYASPSAATVQRWADIMPEHFRFTAKFPGDISHNGDLRERLTATETFLQLLSPLGERVAPYWLQLSKAFTPNRLAELAGFIDALQRPLAVEVRHDEFFAKGDAERRLNRLLLDRGVERICLDPRALFSCTSLDPAVLHAQSKKPRVPPRPAAFTQCPQVRFIGHPVLEANEPFLTPWVEKIADWIEEGRTPYIFLHTADNRLAARLAQRFHERLMSRLPGLPALPALYREPAAEQLGLL
- a CDS encoding extensin family protein — protein: MRFLKALAIVALLVGFAVLAVWRGWVALPPQWNPWAPLDVNLAPNLLTRFKLMALRNDPQLCDQALATSGLRTARQADSGANTSCPLTNVLRVQGGEVALSSSFLASCPLAVAFALFERHGLQPAAVAAYGQRVTRVDHLGSFACRNMYGRESGARSQHATASALDIAGFRLADGRTISVLRDWPKDNADARFLRQARDGACDMFSVVLSPDYNAAHRNHFHLDVGPWWICR